From Leptospira ellinghausenii, the proteins below share one genomic window:
- a CDS encoding LIC13259/LIC11441 family protein yields MNTIFKTMLIWIICLFTTQAWAHDGKTTKVMEEMIKFHEALVKETSGKIDTKNLTELLTKGSDDKKDNEVFKKAIPLAEKLGKAESLQDKKNAYSLLVDGLASVVGHHDKSKANLFYCPMEKKKWIAKGDNIVNPYLKDMRDCGEKL; encoded by the coding sequence ATGAATACAATATTTAAAACAATGTTAATATGGATTATATGCCTTTTTACAACACAGGCATGGGCACATGACGGTAAGACAACAAAAGTCATGGAAGAGATGATAAAATTTCATGAAGCACTAGTAAAAGAAACTTCCGGTAAAATTGACACAAAAAATTTGACCGAACTTCTTACAAAAGGGTCGGATGATAAAAAAGACAATGAAGTTTTTAAAAAAGCAATTCCTCTTGCGGAAAAATTAGGTAAAGCAGAAAGCTTGCAAGATAAAAAGAATGCATACTCTTTATTAGTCGATGGATTAGCATCTGTTGTCGGACATCACGATAAATCAAAAGCAAATCTATTCTATTGCCCAATGGAAAAAAAGAAATGGATTGCTAAAGGGGATAACATAGTGAATCCGTATTTGAAGGATATGAGGGATTGCGGAGAAAAGTTGTAA
- a CDS encoding class I SAM-dependent methyltransferase codes for MNDKKEFIPALGYEWLTGFYDLTIKLTMPEKKFRTKLIDELKPKNDEAILEFGFGTGQNIILAHERNAKAKLSGLDIDPKVREIAQYKIKKLGFDIPLDLYEGTAFPYADNSFDKVFSSLVFHQLDAETKLASLKEIYRVLKPNGQLIIGDWGKAKSRMMRLAFYIVQLLDGFKTTNDNVNGLLPKFIEQAGFRNVAETDFINTKIGTYSYYKAEK; via the coding sequence ATGAACGACAAAAAAGAATTTATACCAGCCTTAGGCTACGAATGGTTAACCGGTTTCTATGACCTAACAATTAAGTTAACTATGCCTGAGAAAAAATTTAGAACAAAACTCATAGATGAGTTAAAACCAAAGAACGACGAAGCTATTTTAGAATTTGGTTTTGGAACAGGGCAAAATATTATTCTTGCCCACGAGCGTAATGCGAAAGCTAAACTAAGTGGTCTTGATATTGATCCAAAAGTAAGAGAAATTGCTCAATATAAAATCAAGAAACTAGGTTTCGACATACCTCTTGACCTCTACGAAGGAACAGCCTTCCCATATGCAGATAACTCATTTGATAAAGTTTTTAGTTCGTTAGTTTTTCATCAACTTGACGCAGAAACAAAATTAGCCTCCTTGAAAGAAATTTACCGAGTGCTGAAACCAAATGGGCAACTTATTATCGGTGACTGGGGAAAAGCAAAATCCAGAATGATGCGGCTTGCATTTTATATTGTCCAACTTCTGGACGGCTTTAAAACAACAAACGACAATGTAAATGGACTTTTACCAAAGTTTATAGAGCAAGCAGGATTTAGAAATGTAGCAGAGACTGATTTTATCAATACCAAAATTGGAACTTACTCTTATTATAAAGCAGAAAAATAG
- a CDS encoding efflux RND transporter permease subunit, translating to MNTPIDSNSLTSKIIRFSAHNKFLVLVVIGVMLIGSYYSMTNIPLDAIPDLSDTQVIVYSRWDRSPDIIEDQVTYPIITGLLGAPKVKVIRGFSDFGYSFVYVIFQDGTDIYWARSRVLEYLSRIQSRLPEGVQTELGPDATGVGWVFQYALVDKIGINSLADIRSFQDFKLRYLLNAIPGVSEVAGIGGFKKQYQITVNPIALQAYNISMESIVQKVRESNQETGARLMELSGAEYMIRGKGYIRNLSDIEEISLGTDTTGTPILVKNVAQVDLGPDLRRGISDLDGNGDTVGGIIVMRHGENALSVIEKIKEKIKEITPSLPEGLEIVTTYDRSSLIMNAITNLKEKLLEEMVVVSLVILVFLWHFPSAIVPILTIPISVLISFIPMYTFGIHSNIMSLSGIAISIGVLVDGAIVEVENAYKKLEEWESGGRVGDYHAVRLEALLEVGPSVFFSLLVIAVAFLPVFTLVDQEGRLFRPLAYSKNLAMAIAAILALTLDPAFRMLFTRMDPFTYKNKLLNKVATTLFVGKYYKEDNHPISKILFKYYEPACIWVLAHPKKVIATSVTLVLLTIPLYFHLGSEFMPPLYEESLLYMPTTLPGISVAEAERLMINMDRKLKNIPEVVRVFGKAGRSDTSTDSAPFSMMETVVSVKPQNEWRKKERFYSILPDFTHFLFRSFAPDRISREELIEIMDKEISFPGVSNAWTMPIKTRIDMLSTGLRTPIGIKIQGSSLEEIERLGIEIEGVLKSLPGVRSVFAERTAGGYFLDINLKREKLARYGITIASAQNIILTAIGGEPITQTIEGRERYTVNIRYPRALRENINQLKRILVPTLTDSHIPIGEIADLEFKTGPAMIRDENGFLTGYVYLDTGESDIGGFVEKAKLIVSESVKLPTGYTLLWTGQYENIIRVRERMMYVIPITLFIIFFLIYMNTSSYMKTMIVMCAVPFSLIGAVGLLFILDYQISIAVWVGMIALMGLDAETGVFMLLYLDLAHEDARKKGLLKNDNELKESILHGAVKRVRPKIMTVLCAMMGLLPIMWSTATGSDVMKRIAAPMVGGLVSSFALELLVYPAIYYLWKRRELSEL from the coding sequence ATGAACACTCCCATTGATTCAAATTCGCTAACTTCTAAAATCATTCGTTTCTCCGCTCATAATAAATTTTTAGTATTAGTTGTAATCGGGGTAATGCTCATCGGCTCCTATTATTCGATGACTAATATTCCGCTTGATGCAATTCCTGATCTGTCGGATACGCAAGTCATAGTCTATTCTCGTTGGGATAGAAGTCCTGATATTATTGAAGATCAGGTTACTTACCCAATTATCACAGGCTTACTCGGTGCTCCGAAAGTGAAAGTTATTCGCGGGTTTTCCGACTTCGGCTATTCGTTTGTCTACGTTATCTTCCAAGATGGGACTGATATTTATTGGGCTAGATCTCGTGTATTAGAATACCTATCTCGAATTCAATCCAGGCTTCCAGAAGGTGTGCAAACTGAATTGGGCCCCGATGCTACTGGTGTTGGATGGGTTTTTCAATATGCCTTGGTAGACAAGATTGGAATAAACTCATTAGCCGATATTCGATCCTTTCAAGACTTTAAACTGCGTTACTTGTTAAACGCGATCCCGGGAGTTTCAGAGGTAGCAGGCATTGGCGGTTTCAAAAAACAATATCAAATCACTGTTAACCCAATTGCCTTGCAAGCGTATAACATTTCCATGGAATCGATTGTGCAAAAAGTTCGAGAATCTAATCAAGAGACTGGCGCACGTCTAATGGAATTGAGTGGTGCTGAGTATATGATCCGAGGCAAAGGATATATTCGTAACCTAAGCGACATAGAGGAGATTAGCTTAGGCACGGATACTACCGGAACACCAATTCTCGTAAAGAATGTTGCACAGGTAGATCTAGGCCCTGATTTGAGACGTGGTATTTCTGATTTAGACGGAAATGGAGACACCGTTGGTGGAATCATTGTTATGCGTCATGGTGAGAACGCTCTTTCGGTAATTGAAAAGATTAAAGAAAAGATTAAAGAAATAACTCCATCTCTCCCTGAAGGATTGGAAATAGTCACTACGTATGATCGTTCATCGCTCATTATGAATGCGATTACGAATCTAAAAGAAAAATTGCTCGAGGAAATGGTTGTAGTTTCTTTAGTTATCTTGGTTTTTCTATGGCATTTTCCTTCTGCAATTGTGCCTATTCTAACAATTCCAATTTCTGTTCTCATTTCGTTTATACCAATGTACACTTTCGGAATTCACTCGAATATAATGTCTCTTTCTGGCATTGCCATTTCCATTGGAGTTTTGGTAGATGGAGCAATTGTAGAAGTAGAAAATGCATACAAAAAATTAGAGGAGTGGGAGTCTGGTGGTCGAGTTGGCGATTACCATGCAGTCAGGCTTGAGGCGCTGTTAGAAGTAGGACCATCCGTATTTTTTTCACTGTTAGTTATCGCTGTCGCTTTTCTACCCGTTTTCACCTTAGTCGATCAAGAAGGAAGGCTTTTTCGCCCACTCGCATATTCGAAAAATTTGGCGATGGCAATCGCTGCTATTCTTGCTTTAACTCTCGATCCAGCCTTTCGAATGCTTTTTACAAGAATGGATCCATTTACTTATAAAAATAAATTATTAAATAAGGTCGCTACTACCTTATTCGTTGGAAAATACTACAAAGAAGACAATCATCCAATAAGTAAAATTCTATTTAAATACTACGAGCCGGCCTGCATTTGGGTTTTAGCGCACCCGAAAAAAGTAATCGCTACCTCAGTAACTTTAGTATTACTAACAATACCTTTGTATTTTCATCTTGGTTCTGAATTTATGCCACCACTATATGAAGAGTCATTACTTTATATGCCAACAACGCTTCCTGGAATCTCAGTTGCTGAAGCAGAGCGGCTTATGATAAATATGGACAGAAAGTTAAAAAATATTCCCGAAGTAGTGCGCGTGTTTGGTAAAGCCGGACGATCTGATACCTCAACAGATAGTGCACCATTCTCCATGATGGAGACGGTTGTTTCCGTAAAGCCTCAAAATGAATGGAGGAAAAAAGAAAGATTTTATTCGATATTGCCAGACTTCACTCATTTTTTATTTAGAAGCTTCGCACCAGATCGAATTTCCAGAGAAGAATTAATAGAAATCATGGACAAAGAAATTTCTTTTCCTGGTGTGTCTAACGCCTGGACCATGCCAATTAAAACTAGGATTGATATGTTGTCTACTGGACTGCGAACCCCAATAGGAATAAAGATACAAGGATCGTCGCTTGAAGAAATTGAACGATTAGGTATAGAGATCGAAGGAGTTTTAAAGTCTCTTCCTGGAGTTAGGTCTGTATTTGCTGAACGAACAGCCGGCGGTTATTTTTTAGATATCAATTTAAAACGAGAGAAATTAGCCCGCTATGGAATCACGATTGCGAGTGCACAAAATATCATTTTGACCGCTATCGGGGGAGAACCAATTACTCAAACAATAGAAGGGAGAGAACGGTATACTGTAAATATCCGTTATCCAAGGGCGCTAAGGGAGAATATAAACCAGCTAAAACGAATATTAGTTCCAACGCTCACAGATTCTCATATTCCTATCGGCGAAATAGCTGACCTTGAATTTAAAACAGGTCCTGCTATGATCCGAGATGAAAATGGATTTCTCACCGGCTATGTATACTTAGACACAGGCGAATCTGATATAGGTGGTTTTGTAGAAAAAGCCAAACTTATAGTATCCGAATCAGTGAAACTTCCGACTGGTTATACTCTACTCTGGACTGGTCAGTATGAAAACATCATTCGAGTAAGAGAGAGAATGATGTATGTAATACCTATTACCCTCTTTATTATTTTCTTTCTAATCTATATGAATACAAGTTCTTACATGAAGACAATGATTGTCATGTGTGCGGTTCCTTTTTCCCTTATTGGGGCTGTAGGACTTTTATTTATTTTGGATTATCAAATCTCGATCGCCGTCTGGGTGGGAATGATTGCGCTTATGGGACTAGACGCTGAAACGGGCGTATTCATGCTGTTATATCTTGATTTGGCACATGAAGACGCAAGAAAGAAAGGACTTTTGAAAAATGACAATGAACTAAAAGAATCCATCTTACACGGTGCAGTAAAAAGAGTTCGTCCCAAAATCATGACTGTACTCTGTGCGATGATGGGGTTACTCCCAATTATGTGGTCAACAGCGACAGGCTCAGATGTAATGAAACGAATTGCTGCCCCGATGGTCGGAGGTCTTGTTTCAAGCTTTGCATTAGAGCTTTTGGTTTATCCTGCCATTTATTATTTATGGAAACGAAGGGAATTGAGCGAGCTTTGA
- a CDS encoding efflux RND transporter periplasmic adaptor subunit: MISLSEEKQILIGIKTTKAEIRNLSKSIMAYSRVAYDPELYTAILEFREARKATKLLAENPTTLSNSLVSSSIVRLKQLGLSDSQIAEWGNATRNPDELILGSKNGKAYIYSSIYESDINFVKKGQIVNLKVDSFPDKVFKGKIQSIDSILNEKNRTLRFRSYVVDKENLLKPEMFGNIEISISLKKTLSIPKSAVLNTGKHKLVYKKISTTEFTPVMVKTGMETDDFYEILEGLVEGDELVFESNFLLDSESKIKLGGSSNEHSH, from the coding sequence ATGATCTCACTGTCGGAAGAGAAACAAATCTTAATCGGAATCAAAACTACAAAGGCGGAAATCAGAAATCTTTCCAAGTCAATCATGGCCTATTCTAGAGTGGCTTATGATCCAGAGCTGTATACAGCAATCTTAGAATTTCGAGAAGCTCGAAAGGCTACGAAGTTGCTCGCAGAGAATCCAACAACATTATCGAATTCGCTTGTCAGTTCAAGCATAGTTCGGCTCAAACAACTAGGCCTCTCCGATTCTCAAATAGCCGAATGGGGAAATGCTACCCGAAATCCAGATGAATTGATTTTGGGGAGTAAGAATGGCAAAGCTTATATATACTCCTCAATTTATGAATCTGATATTAACTTTGTAAAGAAAGGTCAGATAGTAAATTTGAAAGTCGATTCCTTCCCTGACAAAGTATTTAAAGGTAAAATTCAGAGTATAGATTCCATATTAAATGAAAAAAACAGGACCCTTCGATTTCGCTCTTACGTCGTTGATAAGGAGAACTTACTTAAACCGGAAATGTTTGGAAATATCGAAATTTCCATTTCTTTGAAAAAAACTCTTTCGATTCCTAAATCGGCGGTTCTGAATACAGGTAAACATAAATTAGTCTACAAGAAAATTTCCACAACGGAGTTTACTCCAGTTATGGTCAAGACTGGAATGGAAACCGATGACTTCTATGAAATTTTGGAAGGATTAGTTGAAGGTGATGAATTAGTATTTGAATCGAATTTCCTGTTAGACTCCGAAAGTAAAATTAAATTAGGAGGTTCGTCAAATGAACACTCCCATTGA
- a CDS encoding TolC family protein, whose amino-acid sequence MDSLISSHPEIRALDAELKSKHANAGHETTYPDPKIGISFRNYPTRSYSLNNRAYDTPSMTGIEYSISQEIPFPGRLTLQGKVRKLEEIEFLHFSKSRKNQFLLEYLSQLIRFRSANLKINLNSQIQKTLESQKVISASNFATGSSALDKTLKLQIEGTISLDRQIELTRDKDNAKAFLSYYVSDSVSLTKILETDLTKYLSEKHLFIKTNKANLRLNLTENPNYKLSSVAVERAKNESKLSSLLHAPDTELFFAYMRRRNQIIAVDDGPLNYQVMDQTEYRGDLFSVGINVRVPVWSFFSAHDLAERSNENTKSKSFELEKNKLFLESNFDKLLLTFESLESQIELYENKLIPELNKSLSASSAGYASGSSNLIEALASKIDLLKAYVMLEEVKEKKDLTVILILELTDSLLKAKNN is encoded by the coding sequence TTGGATTCTTTAATTTCTTCTCATCCTGAAATTCGCGCGCTGGATGCAGAGCTAAAATCCAAACATGCGAATGCAGGCCATGAGACCACATACCCTGATCCGAAAATAGGGATTTCGTTTCGCAACTATCCAACGAGATCTTACTCCCTTAACAACAGGGCATATGATACACCAAGTATGACAGGCATTGAGTATAGCATTTCTCAGGAGATCCCTTTTCCGGGAAGGTTGACTTTGCAGGGGAAAGTGAGGAAACTTGAGGAAATTGAGTTTTTACATTTTTCCAAATCTCGAAAAAATCAATTTTTGTTAGAGTATCTCTCCCAATTAATTCGATTTAGAAGTGCGAACTTAAAAATTAATTTAAACAGCCAGATTCAAAAGACTTTAGAGAGCCAAAAAGTTATTTCTGCTTCCAATTTTGCCACTGGGAGTTCTGCTCTAGATAAAACACTTAAACTGCAAATCGAAGGAACAATCTCACTAGACCGACAAATTGAACTAACTCGAGATAAAGACAATGCAAAGGCGTTTTTATCTTATTATGTAAGCGATTCTGTTAGTCTAACAAAAATTTTAGAAACAGACTTAACCAAATATCTCAGTGAAAAACATTTATTTATTAAAACAAATAAAGCAAATCTAAGGCTTAACCTAACTGAAAACCCCAATTACAAACTATCTTCGGTTGCCGTTGAACGTGCTAAGAACGAAAGTAAACTTTCTAGCCTTCTTCATGCTCCTGATACAGAACTTTTCTTTGCATACATGCGCCGCCGAAATCAAATTATTGCAGTAGACGATGGGCCACTGAATTATCAAGTAATGGATCAAACAGAATATAGAGGAGATTTATTTTCAGTCGGAATAAATGTTCGTGTTCCCGTTTGGTCTTTTTTTTCAGCACATGATTTAGCGGAACGTTCGAATGAAAATACGAAATCCAAAAGTTTCGAGCTGGAGAAAAATAAACTCTTTTTAGAATCAAACTTTGATAAATTACTTTTAACATTTGAGTCGTTGGAATCTCAAATTGAATTATATGAAAATAAATTAATACCCGAATTGAACAAGAGTTTATCAGCTTCATCGGCTGGTTATGCAAGTGGTAGCAGTAATCTAATTGAAGCATTGGCGTCTAAAATTGATTTATTGAAGGCATACGTCATGCTCGAGGAAGTGAAAGAAAAGAAAGATCTAACTGTAATTCTGATTTTGGAACTCACCGACTCTCTACTTAAGGCAAAAAACAATTAA
- a CDS encoding helix-turn-helix domain-containing protein: protein MKTNRTGIWIPREIECLVDLSVSEKYLLSEIRSLTLAKGCFASNTYFAKLLGKKPDTISRMISKLRKRNYIAQLSFDGRRRELSYCLGIVSEPEVETKTSAPLQKSKADSEVSAVPFVPSTTKVHNISTKNPLDVWKEFLHWTNQLAPSTRIRIQSALGPESLTKQDRIFWENFTVRLRPMFGS from the coding sequence ATGAAAACCAACCGAACAGGAATTTGGATTCCCAGGGAGATTGAATGCCTTGTGGATTTGAGTGTTTCTGAAAAGTATCTGCTTTCAGAAATTCGATCGTTAACATTGGCGAAAGGGTGTTTTGCATCGAATACTTACTTTGCGAAACTGCTTGGGAAAAAACCCGATACCATCTCTCGCATGATCTCCAAACTTCGAAAACGAAACTATATCGCACAACTTTCCTTCGATGGAAGGAGACGTGAATTGTCTTACTGCTTAGGAATTGTATCCGAACCGGAAGTGGAAACAAAGACGAGTGCTCCCTTACAAAAATCCAAGGCAGATTCGGAAGTTTCAGCAGTTCCTTTTGTACCTAGTACAACAAAAGTACATAACATAAGTACAAAGAATCCTTTGGATGTTTGGAAAGAGTTTTTGCATTGGACAAACCAATTGGCACCATCCACTCGCATTCGGATCCAGTCGGCCCTTGGACCAGAGAGTTTGACCAAACAGGATCGGATCTTTTGGGAAAATTTTACGGTGAGACTTCGGCCTATGTTTGGGAGTTAG
- a CDS encoding ParA family protein: MRIITSASLKGGVSKSTISIFLALAISQLKKKVLVIDLDPQSYSLTDFFLRDLSIEEIDKKNAYQAFSDRKQLKECMFQSQGITVIPCSPDLQDLGSETQNDPGLLLRSKKEISALPFDYVIIDTPPSPVYEFKIGLYAADIVLSPLTYDRWSLSGLLKAKKQVELIGRSGLKTPKHIAVPSMVSEKTKDDVVDILKEGKFKYTKSFITRSAAVQSSIMKGNLLKSGSKSEQEFSSLASEVISL; this comes from the coding sequence ATGAGAATTATCACTTCGGCAAGTTTGAAAGGTGGCGTTTCCAAAAGCACAATTTCTATTTTTTTGGCATTGGCAATCAGCCAATTGAAGAAAAAAGTTTTAGTGATCGACTTGGACCCTCAGTCATATTCCCTTACTGACTTTTTCCTTCGTGATCTTTCCATCGAAGAAATTGATAAAAAAAATGCCTACCAAGCCTTTTCCGATCGTAAACAATTAAAAGAATGTATGTTTCAGTCTCAAGGGATCACGGTGATACCTTGCTCTCCGGATTTACAAGATTTAGGATCCGAAACTCAAAATGATCCGGGTTTACTCCTTCGTTCCAAAAAGGAAATTTCTGCTTTGCCTTTTGACTATGTCATCATCGACACTCCACCATCTCCAGTATATGAATTCAAAATTGGACTCTATGCCGCCGACATTGTTCTCTCTCCACTCACGTATGATCGTTGGAGTTTGTCTGGTCTTCTTAAAGCCAAAAAACAAGTGGAACTCATTGGTCGATCAGGATTAAAAACTCCGAAACACATTGCTGTTCCTTCTATGGTTTCTGAGAAAACTAAAGATGATGTTGTCGACATCCTAAAAGAAGGGAAATTTAAATACACAAAATCGTTTATCACAAGATCGGCCGCTGTGCAATCGTCGATCATGAAAGGCAATCTTCTCAAATCAGGATCCAAATCCGAACAAGAATTTAGTTCCTTAGCAAGTGAGGTGATTTCTTTATGA
- a CDS encoding ParB N-terminal domain-containing protein — translation MSAKTKKSAMFESLGQNILVSNKDSFSLQNQTNKNWELSPVRNANVSELLDHPDNIKFFDYWDKSKKEDELAWSRFVDRIKKGGIHDPLIVFGPRANAVGFSLKPNTLITGHRRKKALKELGITEAPVRYIEGKITLRELEVLMLSDNFDRRQIKDPAQVIYILVNLFPDTFQKDNRGGDLSSKDSKTLAEISKTHGISVPQLKRYKAVYREALRLAQGAKQSNPGPTEFKQALKNLANKRKATPKQKPKVDIKSQFLKKFPFLHSKLTKAEQTKLFQAIEKMVNV, via the coding sequence ATGAGTGCAAAAACAAAAAAGTCTGCCATGTTCGAGTCCCTTGGACAGAACATTTTAGTATCCAATAAGGATTCCTTTTCACTCCAAAACCAAACAAACAAAAACTGGGAACTGAGTCCTGTTCGAAATGCCAATGTTTCGGAACTTCTCGACCATCCCGATAACATCAAGTTCTTTGACTATTGGGATAAATCCAAAAAAGAAGATGAATTGGCTTGGTCACGTTTTGTCGACCGAATCAAAAAGGGGGGAATCCATGATCCTCTCATCGTATTTGGTCCAAGAGCAAACGCCGTTGGATTTTCTTTAAAACCAAACACTCTTATTACTGGCCACCGCCGTAAAAAAGCCCTGAAGGAACTCGGCATCACAGAAGCACCAGTTCGTTACATCGAAGGAAAAATCACCCTTCGGGAATTAGAAGTTTTGATGTTGTCGGACAACTTTGACAGACGGCAAATCAAAGACCCGGCACAAGTCATCTACATCTTAGTGAATCTTTTTCCCGACACATTCCAAAAAGATAATCGTGGTGGAGATTTATCGTCAAAGGATAGCAAAACTCTTGCCGAGATTTCAAAAACACATGGAATCTCTGTTCCTCAACTGAAACGTTACAAGGCCGTTTACAGAGAAGCCTTACGTCTGGCACAAGGTGCAAAACAATCTAATCCTGGACCAACCGAATTCAAACAAGCCCTAAAAAACTTGGCAAACAAACGAAAGGCCACTCCCAAACAAAAACCAAAAGTGGACATCAAATCACAGTTTCTGAAGAAGTTTCCATTTTTACATTCCAAACTGACGAAAGCGGAACAAACAAAACTATTTCAAGCCATCGAAAAAATGGTCAATGTATAG
- a CDS encoding helix-turn-helix domain-containing protein, which produces MRQGIWIPARIESRRDLSIAEKVILSEIESFTSSGKCFASNEHFANLLGLKPDTISRMISRLKKRGFVVQTGFDGRRRFLSLGSTLDESTKLTEKTIITSQASSIVFSSPALDETISPLQKNSIINKKDLYKEMLDKFPDATRKAVERVLFEGETPTSKHLARIVNSITAVVVGDG; this is translated from the coding sequence ATGAGACAAGGAATTTGGATCCCAGCTCGCATTGAGAGTAGGAGGGACCTTTCCATTGCGGAGAAGGTAATTCTTTCTGAAATTGAAAGTTTTACCTCGAGTGGAAAGTGTTTTGCATCGAACGAACATTTTGCGAACCTCTTGGGTTTGAAACCAGATACAATTTCGCGTATGATTTCCAGATTGAAAAAACGAGGATTTGTCGTTCAAACAGGTTTTGATGGCCGAAGACGCTTCTTATCCTTGGGGTCTACTTTGGATGAAAGTACGAAGCTAACAGAAAAGACGATTATCACTTCACAAGCCAGCTCAATTGTCTTTTCCTCTCCAGCCTTGGATGAAACAATATCTCCTCTACAGAAGAATTCAATAATTAATAAAAAAGATTTGTATAAAGAGATGTTAGACAAATTCCCTGACGCTACTCGAAAAGCAGTGGAACGTGTTTTATTTGAAGGAGAGACTCCCACTTCGAAGCACTTGGCAAGAATCGTAAATTCGATAACTGCCGTTGTTGTAGGAGATGGGTAA
- a CDS encoding type IV toxin-antitoxin system AbiEi family antitoxin domain-containing protein, whose product MYKTHQLVMEELSFYSAPKAKLSKMIKSNEIIHLKRGVFLDKNDTSYSLFSIASVLYGPSYISFESALAHYGMIPERVKGITSAIYNKKKNKKYHTPIGDFYYFYLPKSAYPFGIVRKAEDGQGYLIATPEKAILDVIYKNSKLKGVNELREFLVEDKRIEDGMLSRLNKIEVTKLCPIYNQRQCLLLPKMLRKFYA is encoded by the coding sequence ATGTATAAAACTCACCAACTTGTCATGGAAGAACTTTCTTTTTATTCCGCTCCAAAAGCAAAATTGAGTAAAATGATCAAATCAAACGAGATCATCCATCTTAAACGAGGAGTATTTTTAGATAAAAATGATACATCGTATTCTTTGTTTAGTATTGCATCGGTTTTATATGGTCCATCCTATATATCATTTGAATCTGCTCTGGCCCATTATGGTATGATCCCTGAAAGGGTAAAAGGCATCACTTCAGCAATATATAACAAGAAGAAGAATAAGAAATACCATACTCCAATAGGTGACTTTTATTATTTCTATCTTCCAAAGTCTGCCTATCCATTTGGAATCGTACGGAAAGCAGAAGATGGTCAGGGTTACTTAATCGCAACACCAGAGAAGGCAATTCTTGATGTAATTTACAAAAATTCAAAGTTGAAAGGGGTAAATGAACTTAGGGAATTTCTTGTCGAAGATAAAAGAATTGAAGATGGAATGTTATCTCGATTAAACAAAATTGAAGTCACTAAACTTTGTCCAATTTACAACCAACGTCAATGTCTATTGTTACCTAAAATGCTAAGAAAATTCTATGCATAG
- a CDS encoding nucleotidyl transferase AbiEii/AbiGii toxin family protein: MHSAIESMLQKYQCKTTDDYKNALKEIIQEVALLGLFRGGFFKYAAFYGGTALRIFYNLDRFSEDLDFSLVRKSNKFKFQDHLRSLEDELGSYGFDMSVEVKTKKIESQIQSAFIKGGTLVHLIKINTNQNLGLQIPENEQLKIKLEIDIDPPAKASYETKYHLTPIPFPVTLFTKPCLFSGKVHAVLCRDWKSRVKGRDFYDYVWYLKNKTPVDLDHLKARMVQSAHLKSKDKFNISILTEMLIERFKSVSISQAKTDILPFVSNSQELDVWSTEFFIQITKDHLKSE, translated from the coding sequence ATGCATAGTGCTATTGAAAGTATGCTTCAAAAGTATCAGTGTAAGACCACTGATGATTACAAAAATGCTCTAAAAGAAATCATACAAGAAGTTGCCCTCCTTGGGCTTTTTAGAGGCGGCTTCTTTAAATATGCAGCATTTTATGGAGGAACAGCACTTCGAATTTTTTATAACTTGGATCGTTTCTCCGAAGACCTGGATTTTAGTTTAGTTCGTAAAAGCAATAAATTTAAATTCCAAGATCATTTGCGATCTCTCGAAGATGAATTGGGATCTTATGGTTTTGATATGTCTGTCGAAGTAAAAACAAAAAAAATAGAAAGTCAGATCCAATCTGCTTTTATTAAAGGTGGAACACTGGTGCACCTAATTAAGATCAATACCAATCAGAATCTTGGACTTCAAATTCCAGAAAATGAACAATTGAAAATTAAATTAGAAATTGACATTGATCCACCGGCAAAGGCATCTTATGAAACAAAATACCATCTAACGCCTATTCCTTTTCCTGTTACCTTGTTTACCAAGCCATGTTTATTTTCAGGCAAAGTGCATGCAGTTTTATGTAGAGATTGGAAATCTCGAGTCAAAGGTAGAGATTTTTATGATTACGTTTGGTATTTAAAAAACAAAACACCGGTTGATTTAGACCATCTCAAAGCGAGGATGGTGCAATCTGCTCATTTAAAATCAAAAGATAAATTCAATATATCGATTTTAACGGAAATGCTTATTGAGAGATTCAAGTCCGTTTCCATTTCGCAAGCTAAGACCGATATTCTGCCTTTTGTTTCGAACTCTCAGGAATTAGATGTCTGGTCAACTGAGTTCTTTATACAGATTACAAAAGATCATTTAAAGTCCGAATAG